In Gammaproteobacteria bacterium, a genomic segment contains:
- the ftsB gene encoding cell division protein FtsB, which translates to MKILLAILVFLFLALQYALWFGESSLPQSWTLREQVQEQKTENAKLIQRNKTLEAEVLDLKRGKDAIEERARSELGMIKKGETFYHIIEEDKKDE; encoded by the coding sequence ATGAAAATTCTGCTGGCGATACTCGTATTCCTGTTTCTGGCCCTCCAATATGCCTTGTGGTTTGGTGAGTCGAGTTTGCCCCAGTCCTGGACCTTGCGTGAGCAGGTTCAGGAACAAAAGACCGAAAACGCAAAACTGATACAGCGCAACAAAACACTGGAAGCGGAAGTGTTAGATCTCAAACGTGGTAAAGACGCCATTGAAGAACGTGCCCGATCGGAATTGGGCATGATTAAAAAAGGCGAGACGTTTTATCACATCATTGAAGAAGACAAGAAGGACGAATGA
- the kdsA gene encoding 3-deoxy-8-phosphooctulonate synthase produces the protein MNLCGFNVGLDQPIFLIAGPCVIESEQLAMDTAGQLKEMCAALDIPFIYKSSFDKANRSSVSSYRGPGMEEGLRILSEVKKQLGVSVLTDVHEDTPLDEVASVVDVLQTPAFLCRQTNFIQNVARTGKPVNIKKGQFMAPWDMKNVVEKARATGNDQLMVCERGVSFGYNTLISDMRGLAVMRETACPVVFDATHSVQQPGGQGTKSGGQREFVPVLARAAVAAGVSGLFMETHPEPEKALSDGPNAWPLGMMADLLAALREIDHAVKARPFPEAQFLR, from the coding sequence ATGAACCTTTGTGGTTTCAATGTTGGTTTGGATCAACCCATATTTCTTATTGCGGGTCCGTGTGTAATTGAGAGTGAACAGTTGGCCATGGATACTGCCGGTCAGTTGAAAGAGATGTGCGCGGCGCTTGATATTCCCTTTATCTATAAGTCCTCTTTCGATAAGGCCAATCGTTCTTCAGTGAGCAGTTACCGTGGGCCAGGCATGGAAGAAGGTTTGCGCATACTCTCTGAGGTGAAAAAGCAGCTCGGTGTGTCGGTGTTGACCGATGTGCATGAGGATACGCCGCTGGATGAGGTGGCATCGGTTGTCGATGTGTTACAGACCCCCGCATTTTTGTGTCGGCAGACGAATTTTATTCAGAACGTGGCGCGTACCGGGAAGCCGGTGAATATCAAGAAGGGCCAGTTTATGGCGCCTTGGGATATGAAGAATGTGGTGGAGAAGGCGCGGGCGACGGGCAATGACCAATTGATGGTGTGCGAACGTGGTGTTTCCTTTGGCTATAACACCCTGATTTCGGATATGCGCGGCCTGGCGGTGATGCGGGAGACGGCGTGTCCGGTGGTGTTTGATGCGACCCATTCGGTACAACAACCGGGTGGTCAGGGGACGAAGTCTGGTGGTCAGCGGGAGTTTGTACCGGTGTTGGCGCGGGCGGCGGTGGCGGCTGGGGTGTCGGGGTTGTTTATGGAGACCCATCCGGAGCCGGAAAAAGCCTTGAGTGATGGGCCAAATGCCTGGCCTTTGGGCATGATGGCGGATTTATTGGCCGCTTTAAGAGAAATTGATCACGCAGTTAAGGCAAGGCCTTTCCCTGAGGCGCAATTTTTAAGATAA
- the accA gene encoding acetyl-CoA carboxylase carboxyl transferase subunit alpha: MNPNYLEFEQPIAELEAKIEELRFVGNDSEINISDEITRLESKSKALTEQIFKSLNAFQISKLSRHPQRPQTLDYVNKVFSEFEELHGDRAYSDDPAIVGGIARLNDKPVVVIGHQRGKETKEKIYRNFGMPRPEGYRKAMRLMLMAERFKMPVITFIDTMGAYPGVGAEERGQSEAIARNLFVMSKLKTPIICTVIGEGGSGGALAIGVGDRLMMLEYATYSVISPEGCASILWKSADRANDAAEALGITAARLKELGLVDVIVKEPLGSAYRDVDIMAARIKVALTEQLGELTKLTTDRLLDQRYKRLMSFGNFKE, from the coding sequence ATGAATCCGAATTATCTAGAGTTTGAACAACCCATCGCCGAACTCGAGGCGAAGATCGAAGAGTTGAGATTTGTCGGCAATGACTCCGAGATCAATATTTCCGATGAGATTACCCGTCTCGAATCCAAGAGCAAGGCACTGACAGAGCAGATTTTTAAAAGCCTCAACGCCTTTCAGATTTCCAAGTTGTCACGACACCCACAGCGCCCGCAAACCCTGGATTACGTCAATAAAGTCTTTAGCGAATTCGAGGAATTGCATGGCGATCGTGCCTATTCAGATGACCCAGCTATCGTAGGGGGCATTGCGCGATTGAATGACAAACCAGTGGTGGTGATTGGTCATCAACGAGGTAAGGAGACCAAGGAAAAGATTTATCGCAACTTTGGTATGCCCCGTCCTGAAGGCTATCGCAAGGCCATGCGTCTGATGTTGATGGCCGAGCGCTTCAAGATGCCAGTGATTACCTTTATCGACACCATGGGTGCCTATCCCGGCGTCGGCGCGGAAGAACGTGGCCAGAGTGAGGCGATTGCGCGCAATCTGTTCGTGATGTCCAAGCTCAAGACACCGATTATCTGTACGGTTATTGGTGAGGGCGGTTCTGGTGGCGCATTGGCTATTGGTGTGGGTGATCGCCTGATGATGTTGGAATACGCAACGTATTCGGTTATATCGCCTGAAGGTTGCGCATCAATACTATGGAAGAGCGCCGACCGCGCCAATGATGCGGCCGAGGCCCTGGGTATTACCGCTGCGCGATTAAAAGAACTCGGCCTGGTCGACGTAATAGTCAAAGAGCCACTCGGCTCGGCTTATCGCGATGTGGATATTATGGCGGCGCGGATCAAGGTCGCTCTTACGGAACAACTCGGCGAGTTGACCAAGCTTACCACTGATCGTCTACTGGATCAGCGTTACAAGCGATTAATGAGCTTCGGTAATTTCAAGGAGTAA
- the eno gene encoding phosphopyruvate hydratase, with product MSKISDVKAREIIDSRGNPTVEADVYLDNGVMGRAAVPSGASTGAREAVELRDDDPKRYGGKGVKKAVANVNGAIKDALVGQDANQQQLIDQIMIDLDGTPNKSRLGANALLAVSLAVAQAASADAKRPLYRYLATDDESLLPVPMMNIINGGAHADNSVDVQEFMILPIGAPSFSEALRYGAEVFHALKKVLHARGLNTAVGDEGGFAPDLSSNEEAIQVILESIEKAGYKAGEDILLGIDVASSEFYKNGKYELSSEGRSLTSAEFVDYLEGWVNKYPIITIEDGQAEDDWEGWKLLSERLGKRVQLVGDDLFVTNTSILKEGIDKKIGNSILIKVNQIGTLSETLAAIEMAKKANYTAVISHRSGETEDTTIADLAVATSAGQIKTGSLSRSDRLAKYNQLLRIEEELGRKAKYAGRAAFYNLK from the coding sequence ATGTCTAAAATTTCTGATGTTAAAGCCCGCGAGATTATCGATTCACGTGGTAACCCCACTGTCGAAGCGGATGTGTATTTGGATAATGGTGTGATGGGCCGCGCAGCGGTGCCATCCGGTGCGTCCACCGGTGCCCGTGAGGCGGTGGAGCTACGCGATGATGATCCCAAGCGCTATGGCGGCAAGGGTGTCAAAAAGGCAGTGGCTAATGTCAACGGCGCGATCAAGGATGCGCTTGTTGGTCAGGATGCGAATCAGCAGCAGTTGATCGACCAAATCATGATTGATCTCGACGGTACGCCGAATAAAAGTCGTCTCGGTGCGAATGCCTTGTTGGCGGTTTCTCTGGCGGTGGCTCAGGCAGCGAGTGCCGATGCTAAGCGTCCTTTGTATCGCTATTTGGCAACCGATGATGAGTCGCTTTTGCCTGTGCCGATGATGAATATCATCAACGGTGGTGCCCACGCGGATAATAGTGTGGACGTGCAGGAATTCATGATTCTGCCTATTGGCGCGCCGAGTTTTTCTGAGGCACTGCGTTACGGTGCGGAAGTTTTCCATGCCTTGAAGAAGGTTTTGCATGCGCGCGGTTTGAATACCGCAGTTGGTGATGAGGGCGGTTTTGCGCCGGATTTATCTTCTAACGAAGAGGCTATCCAGGTGATTCTGGAGAGTATCGAGAAGGCTGGTTACAAGGCTGGTGAAGATATTTTGCTTGGTATCGACGTGGCCAGTTCTGAGTTCTATAAGAACGGTAAGTACGAGTTGTCCTCTGAAGGTCGTTCACTGACAAGCGCCGAGTTCGTGGATTATCTCGAAGGCTGGGTCAACAAGTATCCGATTATCACGATCGAAGACGGCCAGGCCGAGGACGATTGGGAAGGTTGGAAGCTGTTGAGCGAACGCTTGGGTAAACGCGTACAGTTGGTGGGTGACGATTTATTCGTGACCAATACGTCTATCTTGAAGGAAGGTATCGACAAGAAGATCGGTAATTCAATTCTGATTAAGGTTAACCAGATTGGTACCTTGTCTGAGACCTTGGCGGCGATTGAGATGGCGAAGAAGGCCAATTATACGGCGGTTATCTCTCACCGTTCCGGCGAAACCGAAGACACCACGATTGCCGATTTGGCGGTGGCGACTTCTGCTGGTCAGATCAAGACCGGTTCACTGTCGCGTTCTGACCGTCTGGCCAAGTACAACCAATTGTTACGCATCGAAGAGGAATTGGGTCGAAAGGCGAAGTACGCGGGACGTGCAGCGTTCTACAATTTGAAGTAG
- a CDS encoding CTP synthase translates to MTRYIFVTGGVVSSLGKGIASASLAAILEARGLKVTMIKLDPYINVDPGTMSPFQHGEVYVTHDGAETDLDLGHYERFVRATMGRKNNYTTGRIYERVIQKERRGDYLGATVQVIPHITDEIKRCVIDGSQGAEVSLVEIGGTVGDIESLPFLEAIRQIGVELGRDRVLYMHLTLLPYISTAGELKTKPTQHSVKELRSIGIQPDILVCRSEQEITEGERKKIALFTNVREKAVIAAYDVDNIYKVPQALHDQGLDQIVIDSFHMDAPAADLSEWQRVIEIMEHPKDEIVVAMVGKYIELTDAYKSLSEALIHAGIQNQIKVRIAYIDSEQVERNGTACLQDADAILVPGGFGERGVEGKIDTIHYARLNKIPYLGICLGMQMAVVEFARHQANLGEANSTEFDPKSPHPVIGLITEWTTGEGDVQRRSSDSDLGGTMRLGAQKCRLVEGSKVRAAYGDEVVEERHRHRYEFNNGYREQLEGAGMRFSGFSMDGRLVEVVEIPSHPWFVACQFHPEFTSTPRDGHRLFTAFVAAGLEHHLKG, encoded by the coding sequence ATGACACGATATATTTTTGTAACTGGCGGTGTAGTGTCCTCTTTGGGCAAAGGCATCGCCTCAGCATCTTTGGCTGCGATTCTTGAAGCGCGTGGCCTCAAGGTCACGATGATCAAGCTGGATCCGTACATCAACGTTGATCCTGGCACTATGAGTCCGTTTCAGCACGGTGAGGTCTATGTGACCCACGATGGTGCCGAGACCGATCTCGATCTTGGCCACTATGAGCGTTTTGTGCGTGCCACCATGGGGCGTAAAAATAATTACACCACTGGTCGTATATACGAGCGCGTTATCCAGAAGGAGCGTCGCGGCGATTATCTCGGTGCGACGGTACAGGTGATTCCGCACATCACCGATGAGATCAAGCGCTGTGTGATCGATGGGTCGCAAGGGGCCGAGGTGTCGCTGGTGGAAATCGGCGGTACGGTGGGTGATATCGAGTCCCTGCCATTCCTGGAGGCGATTCGTCAGATTGGCGTGGAGCTCGGGCGTGATCGGGTGTTGTATATGCATCTGACCTTGTTGCCATATATCAGCACCGCCGGCGAGTTAAAGACCAAGCCTACCCAGCACTCGGTGAAAGAATTGCGCAGCATCGGTATTCAGCCGGATATCCTGGTGTGTCGCTCCGAGCAGGAGATTACCGAGGGCGAGCGTAAGAAGATTGCCTTGTTCACCAATGTCCGTGAGAAGGCGGTTATTGCCGCCTATGATGTAGACAATATCTATAAGGTGCCTCAGGCGCTGCACGACCAGGGCCTGGACCAAATCGTCATCGATAGTTTTCATATGGATGCGCCAGCTGCAGATCTGAGTGAATGGCAGCGCGTGATCGAGATCATGGAGCATCCCAAGGATGAGATCGTGGTCGCCATGGTCGGTAAATATATTGAATTGACCGATGCCTATAAGTCACTTTCCGAAGCGTTGATCCACGCGGGTATTCAAAACCAGATCAAGGTGCGTATCGCGTATATCGATTCGGAGCAGGTCGAGCGTAACGGCACGGCGTGTTTGCAGGATGCAGATGCGATTCTGGTGCCTGGTGGTTTTGGTGAGCGTGGTGTCGAGGGCAAGATTGATACGATTCACTACGCACGATTGAACAAGATTCCGTATTTGGGAATTTGTTTGGGTATGCAGATGGCTGTGGTGGAGTTTGCCCGTCATCAGGCGAATCTCGGTGAAGCCAATAGTACCGAGTTTGATCCGAAGTCGCCGCATCCAGTTATCGGTTTGATTACAGAGTGGACGACGGGTGAGGGTGATGTGCAACGTCGTTCGAGTGATTCTGATCTCGGCGGTACGATGCGCCTGGGGGCGCAGAAGTGTCGCTTGGTGGAAGGTAGCAAGGTGCGCGCGGCCTATGGTGATGAGGTGGTTGAGGAGCGTCATCGCCATCGTTATGAGTTTAACAACGGTTATCGCGAGCAGTTGGAAGGCGCGGGGATGCGTTTTTCTGGTTTTTCGATGGATGGTCGTCTGGTTGAGGTGGTGGAGATTCCTTCGCATCCGTGGTTTGTGGCGTGTCAGTTTCATCCGGAGTTTACGTCTACTCCGCGGGATGGACATCGATTGTTTACGGCGTTTGTTGCTGCCGGGCTTGAGCATCATCTTAAGGGTTGA
- the tilS gene encoding tRNA lysidine(34) synthetase TilS — MKPKQQLLQSLTAHVEKHAPSAFWVAYSGGLDSTVLLYLAQQVADHFPGVALKAVHVHHGLLAEADSWVTHCQVFCDRLAIPLSVCHVDARPEKGQSPEAAARDARYTALRGLMASGDTVLLAHHQEDQAETVLLQLLRGAGPRGLSGMAEESVLGEGFKLRPLLGCSRAQLLAIAEQYALSWIEDPSNVSTDFDRNFLRQSLIPQLRQRWPGLSKSLSRSAALCGEADQLIELMAMQDLNTVLVSNTENKSVPPFETTGLYIPALLTLPIERRHNVLRRWCRLKDLPLPALVHLQGIDNTVLAAREDAQPLLQWPGAEARRYQQRLFLARPLSTPQTLDQSWDLARPLNLGDGRYLVAQPASGRGLAREFVLSAPLRVSFREGGEQIQPQGDSHTRTLHKLFQRAGVPPWERDRIPLLWQGKQLLAVVGYWLAAACVAGDGEPGVQFVVTESNSET; from the coding sequence GTGAAGCCCAAGCAACAGTTATTACAGAGTTTGACGGCGCATGTTGAGAAACATGCGCCGTCTGCGTTTTGGGTGGCCTATAGTGGCGGTCTGGACTCCACCGTGTTGTTGTATCTGGCGCAACAAGTTGCAGATCATTTCCCCGGCGTGGCATTGAAGGCTGTGCATGTGCATCACGGACTATTAGCCGAAGCCGATAGCTGGGTCACTCATTGTCAGGTGTTTTGCGATCGGCTCGCGATTCCCCTGAGCGTATGTCATGTCGACGCACGGCCGGAGAAGGGGCAGAGTCCTGAAGCGGCTGCGCGCGATGCCCGATACACAGCGCTTCGGGGATTGATGGCATCGGGAGATACCGTCTTGCTAGCCCATCATCAAGAAGATCAAGCGGAGACAGTGTTGCTGCAACTGCTACGTGGAGCGGGACCACGAGGGTTGTCGGGGATGGCTGAGGAATCTGTTTTGGGCGAGGGTTTTAAATTGCGCCCTTTGCTTGGTTGTTCTCGCGCCCAGTTGTTAGCTATTGCCGAGCAATATGCGCTCAGCTGGATCGAAGATCCGAGTAATGTCAGCACCGATTTCGACCGCAATTTTTTGCGCCAGTCATTGATTCCGCAATTGCGCCAGCGTTGGCCGGGCTTGAGCAAATCGCTGTCGCGCAGCGCGGCATTGTGCGGCGAGGCGGATCAATTGATTGAATTGATGGCGATGCAGGATTTGAACACTGTGCTGGTGAGCAATACGGAAAATAAATCTGTTCCGCCATTCGAAACTACCGGTTTATATATTCCTGCCTTGCTCACCCTGCCGATAGAACGTCGACATAATGTGTTGCGTCGCTGGTGCCGGTTAAAGGATCTGCCACTTCCGGCATTAGTTCATCTGCAGGGTATCGACAATACCGTACTCGCTGCACGGGAGGATGCGCAGCCGCTGTTGCAATGGCCGGGCGCGGAGGCGCGACGTTACCAGCAGCGCCTGTTTCTTGCCAGGCCATTGAGTACTCCACAAACGTTGGACCAGTCCTGGGATCTCGCGCGGCCGTTGAATTTGGGCGATGGTCGTTACCTGGTAGCGCAGCCTGCTTCTGGTCGGGGACTGGCGCGGGAGTTTGTTTTGTCTGCTCCGCTGCGGGTGAGTTTCCGCGAAGGTGGGGAACAGATCCAGCCACAGGGTGATTCTCATACACGCACCTTGCACAAGTTATTTCAACGGGCCGGTGTGCCGCCCTGGGAGCGGGATCGAATTCCGCTTTTGTGGCAGGGTAAGCAACTATTGGCAGTAGTCGGATACTGGCTGGCTGCGGCTTGTGTAGCTGGTGACGGCGAACCCGGCGTGCAGTTTGTTGTGACTGAGTCCAATTCTGAGACGTAA
- the ispD gene encoding 2-C-methyl-D-erythritol 4-phosphate cytidylyltransferase — translation MNHIWAVIPAAGVGKRMQADRPKQYLQLHQKTVLQHTIERMAAHPSVTGVVVAISPGDGYWPDLAISIEKPLHVVDGGDERCHSVLNGLTFLMEQDFENAWALVHDAARPCVRQEDVTKLINRVVDAQQGGLLGLPVSDTIKFCDNSDVVQKTVSRDGLWRALTPQMFRVRELYDAIRQSLEDLYLVTDEASAIEHVGGRPLMVEGHPDNIKITRPQDLMLAEMFLQQQES, via the coding sequence ATGAATCACATCTGGGCCGTTATTCCTGCCGCTGGCGTAGGCAAACGCATGCAGGCAGACAGACCTAAGCAATATTTGCAACTCCATCAAAAAACCGTGCTGCAACACACCATTGAACGAATGGCGGCGCATCCTTCTGTTACCGGCGTGGTGGTGGCGATTTCACCCGGCGATGGCTATTGGCCGGATTTAGCGATCAGTATTGAAAAACCTTTACATGTCGTCGATGGTGGCGACGAACGATGTCACTCCGTGTTGAATGGTTTGACGTTTTTGATGGAGCAAGATTTTGAAAACGCCTGGGCCCTGGTACACGATGCCGCCAGGCCGTGCGTGCGTCAGGAAGATGTGACGAAATTGATTAATCGCGTTGTTGATGCGCAGCAAGGCGGATTACTTGGCTTGCCAGTGTCGGATACGATTAAATTTTGTGACAACAGCGATGTCGTACAGAAGACGGTGAGTCGTGATGGTTTATGGCGAGCACTAACACCACAGATGTTTCGCGTGCGTGAGTTATACGATGCGATACGTCAGTCGCTGGAAGATTTGTATTTGGTGACCGATGAGGCCTCAGCAATTGAACATGTCGGTGGACGACCGCTTATGGTGGAAGGTCATCCAGACAATATCAAGATTACGCGTCCGCAGGATTTGATGCTGGCGGAAATGTTTCTTCAGCAACAGGAGAGTTAG
- the dnaE gene encoding DNA polymerase III subunit alpha, whose translation MQPKFVHLHLHTEYSMVDGIVRVKPLIKRVAEMNMPAVAVTDQSNLFCMVKLYKTAQGAGIKPIIGVTMWIENPKEVAKPFPLVLLCQNNEGYKNLTRLVSKTYQHGQHLGMAILAREWLTAESAKGLIALSGGLYGDVGQLLINGNRAEAGQRLAEWQQLFPDRFYLELHRTGRPQEEEYLHLAVDLAADTDTPVVATNAVCFIHQEDFEAHEVRVCIHDGRTLDDPRRPKKYSDQQYLRSQEEMCELFADLPEALENTVEIAKRCSVDITLGKYFLPDFPVPDGMTMDEFFRDECRKGLEKRLDFLFDRHAPDFVEIRKPYDERLEMELDVIIQMGFPGYFLIVADFIQWAKENGIPVGPGRGSGAGSLVAYSMTITDLDPLEYDLLFERFLNPERVSMPDFDVDFCMENRDKVIDYVARHYGREKVSQIITYGSMAAKAVVRDVGRVMSHPYGFVDKIAKLIPFEVGMTLTKALEQEPMLKERYDQEEDVKELLDMALSLEGVTRNAGKHAGGVVIAPTELTDFAPLYCEEGGQGLVTQFDKDDVEAVGLVKFDFLGLRTLTIIDWALKAVNERCRTEGKDEVDIAAIPLDDPKTFKLLKDCNTTAVFQLESRGMKDLIARLQPDSFEDIIALVALFRPGPLQSGMVDDYINRKHGRAAMEYAHPDLEPILKPTNGVILYQEQVQRIAQVLAGYSLGGADLLRRAMGKKKPEEMAKQREIFTTGAVKNNIEEATATYIFDLMEKFAGYGFNKSHSAAYALVSYQTAWLKTHFPSEFMAAVISSDMDNTDKVVNFIEDCYASKLEILPPSVNTCVYKFKATMDGKIRYGLGAIKGVGESAIEVIIAERQANGPYQNLFDFCRRVDLKKVNRRSLETLIRSGAMDGLGPSRASMFVTLTNALQSAEQYKNDAQSGQNDLFGIAQVAPDANNDDQHFVDTEEWEDKKRLEGERETLGLFLTGHPLDQYQSDLKKFVTTTIKALKPEGKQQVTIAGLAVALRTMKTKRGDTMAFLTLDDKSARMEIAMFSDLYEQFRHLMTKDAVLVVSGEVSVDHYSGGIKMSAKEIMDIDQARGQYSKRLRIKLNYANNNSEFFRQLSEALSPFKEGKCPVSINLPIMGARGTYHFGQAWKITPTDELMKRLKKIAGEEAVELEY comes from the coding sequence ATGCAGCCGAAGTTTGTCCACCTGCATTTACACACCGAATACTCCATGGTCGATGGCATTGTGCGCGTCAAGCCGCTGATCAAGCGGGTGGCGGAGATGAATATGCCTGCGGTGGCGGTCACCGATCAGTCGAATCTGTTCTGCATGGTCAAGCTGTACAAGACCGCGCAGGGGGCGGGGATTAAGCCGATTATCGGCGTGACCATGTGGATCGAGAATCCGAAAGAGGTCGCTAAACCTTTTCCGCTTGTGTTGCTGTGTCAGAACAACGAGGGTTACAAGAACCTCACGCGGCTGGTGTCCAAGACCTATCAACACGGCCAACATCTGGGCATGGCCATCCTTGCACGCGAGTGGCTGACGGCGGAGTCCGCAAAGGGTTTGATCGCTTTGTCGGGTGGTCTGTATGGCGATGTCGGTCAGTTGTTGATCAATGGCAATCGCGCCGAGGCCGGGCAACGTCTGGCCGAGTGGCAGCAGTTATTCCCTGATCGCTTCTATTTAGAATTACATCGCACCGGCCGTCCCCAAGAGGAAGAGTATTTGCACCTCGCCGTCGATCTGGCCGCCGACACCGATACGCCAGTGGTCGCCACCAACGCGGTGTGCTTTATCCACCAGGAAGACTTCGAGGCCCATGAGGTGCGGGTGTGCATCCATGATGGCCGCACCCTCGACGACCCGCGTCGTCCCAAGAAATATTCCGATCAACAATACCTGCGCTCCCAGGAAGAGATGTGCGAGTTGTTCGCCGACCTGCCTGAGGCCTTAGAGAACACCGTCGAGATCGCCAAGCGTTGTAGCGTCGATATCACGCTGGGCAAATATTTTCTGCCGGATTTCCCGGTGCCTGACGGCATGACCATGGACGAGTTCTTCCGTGATGAGTGTCGCAAGGGGTTGGAGAAGCGTCTGGATTTTCTGTTTGATCGCCATGCGCCGGACTTCGTCGAGATCCGCAAGCCCTATGACGAGCGGCTGGAGATGGAGCTCGACGTGATCATCCAGATGGGATTCCCCGGTTACTTTTTGATTGTTGCCGACTTCATCCAGTGGGCCAAGGAAAACGGCATCCCGGTAGGGCCGGGCAGGGGTTCTGGAGCCGGTTCACTGGTGGCCTATTCCATGACCATCACCGACCTCGATCCGCTGGAATACGACCTGCTCTTCGAACGATTTTTGAATCCCGAGCGTGTCTCCATGCCCGACTTCGACGTCGACTTTTGCATGGAGAACCGCGACAAGGTCATTGACTATGTGGCGCGTCATTATGGTCGCGAGAAGGTCTCGCAAATCATCACCTATGGTTCGATGGCGGCCAAGGCGGTGGTGCGTGACGTGGGGCGTGTCATGAGTCACCCCTATGGTTTCGTCGACAAGATCGCCAAGTTGATTCCGTTCGAAGTCGGCATGACCCTGACCAAGGCGCTGGAACAAGAGCCTATGCTTAAGGAGCGTTACGACCAGGAAGAGGACGTCAAAGAACTGCTCGACATGGCCCTGAGTCTGGAGGGTGTGACGCGCAATGCCGGCAAGCACGCCGGGGGTGTGGTCATCGCGCCGACAGAGCTGACCGATTTCGCGCCACTATACTGTGAAGAGGGCGGTCAGGGTCTGGTGACTCAGTTCGACAAGGACGACGTCGAGGCCGTTGGTCTGGTCAAGTTCGACTTCCTCGGTCTGCGCACGCTGACGATTATCGATTGGGCACTCAAGGCGGTCAACGAGCGCTGCCGCACCGAGGGCAAAGACGAAGTCGATATCGCCGCCATTCCATTAGATGATCCCAAGACCTTCAAGCTACTCAAGGACTGCAACACCACCGCCGTGTTCCAGCTTGAATCCCGCGGTATGAAAGACCTGATCGCGCGTCTGCAACCGGATAGTTTCGAAGACATCATCGCCCTCGTGGCCCTGTTCCGTCCCGGTCCGCTGCAGTCGGGCATGGTGGATGACTATATCAATCGTAAGCACGGGCGTGCAGCGATGGAGTACGCACACCCGGATCTCGAACCGATTTTGAAACCCACCAATGGGGTAATCCTGTATCAGGAACAGGTACAGCGTATCGCGCAGGTGTTGGCCGGTTATAGTCTCGGCGGCGCGGATTTACTTCGCCGCGCCATGGGTAAAAAGAAGCCCGAAGAGATGGCCAAGCAACGTGAGATATTCACTACCGGTGCGGTCAAGAACAACATCGAAGAAGCCACCGCGACCTACATCTTCGACTTGATGGAGAAGTTCGCCGGTTACGGTTTCAATAAATCTCACTCCGCTGCTTATGCCCTGGTGTCGTATCAGACCGCCTGGCTCAAGACCCATTTCCCGTCGGAGTTTATGGCCGCGGTTATCTCCTCGGATATGGATAACACCGACAAGGTGGTCAACTTCATCGAGGATTGTTATGCGTCGAAGCTGGAGATCCTGCCGCCTAGCGTTAACACCTGTGTCTATAAGTTCAAAGCGACCATGGATGGCAAGATCCGTTACGGTCTGGGCGCGATCAAGGGCGTGGGTGAGTCGGCTATCGAGGTGATTATTGCCGAGCGACAGGCCAATGGTCCGTATCAAAATCTGTTTGATTTCTGTCGCCGCGTGGATTTGAAAAAGGTCAATCGCCGTTCCCTCGAGACGCTGATTCGTTCCGGTGCGATGGACGGTTTAGGCCCCAGCCGCGCCAGTATGTTCGTCACCCTGACCAATGCGCTGCAATCGGCGGAACAATATAAGAATGATGCCCAAAGCGGTCAGAATGATTTATTCGGCATCGCCCAGGTTGCGCCCGATGCGAACAATGATGATCAACACTTTGTCGACACCGAGGAGTGGGAAGACAAAAAACGCCTCGAAGGTGAACGTGAAACCCTGGGCTTATTCCTTACCGGCCACCCGCTAGACCAGTACCAGTCCGACCTCAAGAAATTTGTTACCACCACAATCAAAGCGTTAAAGCCGGAAGGTAAACAGCAAGTCACCATAGCCGGTCTGGCAGTTGCATTACGCACCATGAAGACCAAGCGCGGCGATACCATGGCGTTTCTGACCCTGGACGATAAATCGGCGCGCATGGAAATCGCGATGTTCTCGGATCTGTACGAACAGTTCCGACACCTGATGACCAAGGATGCGGTGCTGGTGGTGAGCGGCGAGGTGAGCGTAGATCACTACTCCGGCGGCATCAAGATGAGCGCCAAGGAGATCATGGATATCGATCAGGCGCGTGGGCAGTACAGCAAGCGCCTGCGTATTAAGTTGAACTATGCCAATAACAATAGCGAGTTTTTCCGGCAGTTGTCCGAGGCCTTGTCGCCCTTCAAGGAAGGCAAGTGCCCGGTGAGTATTAACCTGCCGATCATGGGCGCGCGCGGGACTTACCATTTTGGCCAGGCGTGGAAGATTACGCCGACCGACGAGTTGATGAAGCGGCTCAAGAAGATCGCCGGTGAAGAGGCGGTGGAGTTGGAGTATTAA